From a region of the Gossypium raimondii isolate GPD5lz chromosome 10, ASM2569854v1, whole genome shotgun sequence genome:
- the LOC105778253 gene encoding probable xyloglucan galactosyltransferase GT14, with product MKFHALISEFCVAKPLKNKWRNQSRRINCSKYLCFLLMFSIVLLIFLRHLFFFSIDARPSSHHHSKKKIHSLVGESSSQDSCLGRYIYIHDLPMRFNQDLLTNCQVLTRSIDKTSMCEYVQNSGFGPRIISSEASGLWNSNWFWTNQFMLEVIFHDRMKKYKCLTNDSLVASAIFVPYYAGLDLRRYLWGFNTSMRDSSGFDLINWLKQKPQWKTMWGKDHFLVSSRIARDFRRKSDRKSDWGSNFRFLPESKNLSMLTIESGPWENDIAVPYPTSFHPSSDDQVLQWQNLMRTQNRPYLFSFAGASRNRQKNSTRKEIIRHCQSSNKLCKLLDCNSVGHECDDPLKLMNLFRSSIFCLQPPGDSLTRRSTFDSILAGCIPVFFHPGSAYTQYLWYLPKNYSNYSVFISATDLKLGKVRIEEKLVTVSKDEVASMREEVIRLIPRIIYGDRRSGVESVEDDAFDLAIKGVLKRVDRLRGSDL from the coding sequence ATGAAATTCCATGCACTGATAAGTGAGTTTTGTGTTGCCAAACCCCTCAAAAACAAATGGAGGAATCAATCCAGGAGAATAAATTGCAGCAAATATTTGTGCTTTCTTCTTATGTTTTCCattgttttattaatctttCTTCGTCacctgtttttcttttcaatcgatGCTCGACCTTCATCTCACCACCACTCAAAGAAGAAGATTCATAGTTTAGTTGGTGAAAGTTCAAGTCAAGATTCTTGCTTGGGTCgatatatttatattcatgaTCTTCCCATGCGATTCAATCAAGATTTGCTCACCAACTGTCAGGTTCTTACAAGGTCCATTGATAAAACCAGTATGTGTGAATATGTACAAAATTCTGGTTTTGGTCCTCGGATTATAAGCTCTGAGGCTTCGGGTTTATGGAACAGCAATTGGTTTTGGACGAATCAATTTATGTTAGAAGTTATTTTCCATGACAGGATGAAGAAATACAAGTGTTTAACTAATGATTCACTCGTTGCTTCGGCCATTTTCGTCCCGTATTATGCTGGTTTGGATCTTCGTCGCTATCTATGGGGTTTCAATACTTCCATGAGAGATTCTTCGGGTTTCGATTTGATTAATTGGCTTAAACAAAAACCCCAATGGAAAACGATGTGGGGTAAAGATCATTTCTTGGTTTCCAGCAGGATTGCTCGTGATTTCAGGAGAAAATCCGACAGGAAATCCGACTGGGGAAGCAACTTCAGATTCTTACCGGAATCTAAGAACTTGTCGATGTTAACAATCGAATCAGGTCCTTGGGAAAACGACATAGCTGTTCCATACCCGACTAGCTTCCACCCTTCAAGTGATGATCAAGTTCTTCAATGGCAGAATCTGATGAGAACCCAAAACAGGCCCTACTTATTCTCTTTCGCAGGTGCCTCAAGGAACCGACAAAAGAATTCAACAAGGAAGGAAATCATCCGCCATTGCCAATCTTCAAACAAGCTCTGCAAATTACTTGACTGTAACTCAGTGGGACATGAATGTGATGATCCTTTGAAGTTGATGAACTTGTTTCGAAGCTCAATCTTCTGTTTACAACCACCAGGGGATTCATTAACGAGAAGATCAACATTTGATTCCATTTTAGCTGGTTGTATCCCAGTGTTCTTCCATCCAGGGAGTGCTTACACACAATATTTATGGTATTTGCCCAAGAATTACTCCAACTATTCTGTGTTTATATCGGCGACAGATTTGAAACTTGGAAAAGTTAGAATCGAGGAGAAATTGGTTACAGTCTCCAAGGATGAAGTAGCGTCGATGAGAGAAGAGGTCATAAGATTGATTCCGAGGATTATTTATGGGGATCGACGGTCTGGAGTGGAGAGTGTTGAAGATGATGCATTTGATTTGGCAATCAAAGGAGTTTTGAAACGAGTAGATAGATTAAGGGGAAGTGACCTTTGA